A genomic stretch from Ureibacillus composti includes:
- a CDS encoding hydantoinase/oxoprolinase family protein, producing MRVATDIGGTFTDLVYIDEQGKVGVAKSHTTPPNFENGVLNVIEVSGIKTEELETFIHGTTVIINALTERKGVKTGLITTKGFRDVLEIARGNRPDLFNIQYKKPTPFVPRYLRQEVAERLNYKGEVIQELEKERVKEIIEYFKKEQVEAIAVSYLHAYSNPVHEIETVQLIKELWPEVAVTASYEVTREWREYERTSTTVLNSYVKPIASTYIERLEKELSKTIHSSNKYIMQSNGGTTTFEQSKKTPINMVESGPVAGIYGAAILGKILGEENIIAFDIGGTTAKCSLIDHGEVKVTTEYNIERNDRTAGYPIKVPVVDIVEIGNGGGSIAWIDDGGSLRVGPQSAGALPGPIAYGKGGSEPTTTDANLIVGRLSPINFDNEVDMEMVKAVIDEKIASRFDITSEAAALGIIRIANSNMLNALKLISVRKGYDPREFTLVAFGGGGSMHAPALAKELGVKKVIVPVAASVFSAWGMLMTDLRHDYIQTYIRRVDEINYDEFNHMLADQESKALAQYLDEGVAEERVMFTRFIDIRYLGQEHTVKVPVPNGVVTKEEMKTVIQKFHDTHEQLYTFKLEGSPTEIVNLHLIAFGSVQKPELSTIENNGLDVQDALKEVRPVLYEEHGWIDTQVFEREKLNPNVYLEGPVIVEESSASTVVYPGQSVTVDLYGNLIIEMGV from the coding sequence ATGAGAGTAGCAACAGATATTGGAGGAACTTTTACAGATTTAGTTTATATCGATGAACAGGGTAAGGTGGGTGTAGCTAAAAGTCATACAACACCTCCTAACTTTGAAAATGGTGTACTAAATGTTATTGAGGTAAGTGGGATCAAGACTGAGGAACTTGAAACTTTTATTCATGGTACGACAGTTATTATTAATGCTTTAACTGAACGAAAGGGAGTAAAGACTGGACTAATTACAACTAAAGGATTTAGAGATGTATTGGAAATTGCTCGTGGTAATAGGCCTGATTTATTTAATATTCAATATAAAAAACCTACCCCTTTTGTCCCTCGTTATTTACGTCAAGAAGTAGCAGAACGCTTAAATTATAAGGGTGAAGTTATTCAAGAATTAGAAAAAGAACGGGTTAAGGAAATCATTGAGTATTTCAAAAAAGAACAAGTAGAAGCGATTGCCGTTTCTTACCTACATGCATACAGTAATCCGGTTCATGAGATTGAAACGGTTCAGTTAATTAAAGAGCTATGGCCAGAAGTGGCTGTAACTGCATCCTACGAAGTAACAAGAGAATGGCGAGAATATGAACGCACAAGTACAACTGTCCTAAATTCCTATGTAAAGCCGATCGCTTCTACTTATATCGAACGCCTTGAAAAAGAATTAAGTAAAACCATTCATTCATCTAACAAATATATTATGCAATCTAATGGTGGTACAACTACTTTTGAACAATCAAAGAAAACTCCGATTAACATGGTTGAATCTGGTCCTGTAGCAGGCATTTATGGGGCTGCAATACTAGGTAAAATTCTTGGTGAAGAAAACATTATCGCTTTTGACATTGGTGGAACAACAGCAAAATGTTCTCTTATTGATCATGGCGAAGTGAAAGTTACAACAGAATACAATATCGAACGAAATGATCGCACTGCAGGTTATCCAATCAAAGTTCCAGTTGTAGATATCGTTGAGATTGGGAACGGTGGAGGATCTATTGCATGGATCGATGACGGTGGCTCTTTAAGAGTTGGTCCTCAATCTGCAGGTGCACTACCAGGTCCGATTGCATATGGAAAAGGTGGGTCTGAACCTACTACAACAGATGCAAATCTAATAGTAGGCCGACTTTCTCCAATAAACTTTGATAATGAAGTAGATATGGAAATGGTAAAGGCAGTCATTGATGAAAAAATAGCTAGTAGATTCGATATTACATCTGAAGCTGCAGCATTAGGTATTATTCGTATTGCAAATTCTAACATGCTAAATGCTCTTAAGTTGATTTCTGTTAGAAAAGGATATGATCCACGTGAATTTACTCTAGTTGCTTTTGGAGGCGGAGGTTCTATGCATGCTCCAGCTCTTGCAAAAGAATTAGGTGTTAAAAAGGTGATTGTGCCGGTTGCAGCTTCCGTATTCTCAGCGTGGGGAATGTTAATGACTGATTTACGTCACGACTATATTCAAACATATATTCGTCGTGTAGATGAAATAAATTATGACGAATTTAATCACATGCTTGCTGACCAAGAAAGCAAAGCATTAGCGCAATATTTAGATGAAGGTGTAGCAGAAGAACGTGTGATGTTTACTAGATTTATAGATATTCGTTATCTTGGACAAGAGCATACAGTGAAGGTTCCAGTACCTAATGGTGTCGTAACAAAAGAGGAAATGAAAACTGTGATTCAAAAGTTCCACGATACGCATGAGCAACTTTACACATTTAAATTAGAAGGTAGTCCTACAGAGATTGTAAACCTTCATTTAATTGCATTTGGATCTGTCCAAAAACCTGAATTATCGACAATAGAAAACAATGGATTGGATGTACAAGATGCACTAAAAGAAGTTAGACCTGTCTTATACGAAGAACATGGATGGATTGATACTCAAGTATTTGAGAGAGAAAAGTTAAATCCCAATGTATACCTAGAAGGTCCTGTGATTGTAGAGGAATCATCAGCTTCAACAGTTGTGTATCCAGGTCAATCTGTAACTGTTGATTTATATGGAAACTTAATTATTGAGATGGGGGTGTAA
- a CDS encoding XRE family transcriptional regulator: MEELSTKIREIRNERNLTLKELSEKTGLSISFLSQVERASSSIAITSLKKIADALEVPITNFFEDFSNENYQVKKEEQKPFKLVGSSVVYTRLGGEFSGRNIEPLLVTFPPGPNPEKNFSHPGEEFYYVLEGELLFEVDGKEYSVKAGDSIHFPSTLSHSVKNPLEIDAKVLSVVTPVIF; this comes from the coding sequence GTGGAAGAATTATCGACTAAAATCCGAGAAATAAGAAATGAAAGGAACTTAACGTTAAAAGAATTGAGTGAAAAAACAGGATTATCTATAAGTTTTTTATCTCAAGTTGAGAGAGCTTCTTCTTCAATTGCTATAACTTCTTTAAAGAAAATAGCAGACGCTTTAGAGGTTCCAATCACAAACTTTTTCGAGGATTTTTCAAATGAGAATTATCAGGTGAAAAAAGAAGAACAAAAACCATTTAAATTAGTAGGTTCTAGCGTTGTTTATACGAGGCTTGGTGGAGAGTTTTCAGGCAGAAATATTGAGCCATTACTCGTCACTTTTCCTCCAGGACCTAATCCTGAAAAAAACTTTAGTCATCCCGGAGAGGAATTTTATTATGTTCTCGAAGGAGAATTATTGTTTGAGGTAGATGGAAAGGAATATTCGGTAAAGGCCGGTGACTCTATTCATTTTCCGTCAACTCTTTCACATTCGGTAAAAAACCCATTGGAAATTGATGCAAAGGTTCTTAGTGTAGTAACACCAGTTATTTTTTAG